In Candidatus Cloacimonadota bacterium, the DNA window GCTTTTTCAGTTCCATGGTGCGCTGGAATCGTTGCCAGCGCTGCTCTGAAAGCAGTCCCAATTCATGTCCCAGAGGCATGAGACTTTCGTCGCGATTGTCCTGACGCAGCAGCAGCCTGTATTCCGCGCGAGATGTAAACATGCGGTAGGGTTCGTTGGTGCCGCGGGTGACAAGATCGTCAATCAGCACCCCAATATAGGCTTGGGAGCGGCTCAGAATGATGGGTTCGCGCCCTTCCAGAGCCAGGGTGGCGTTTATGCCAGCCATAATGCCCTGCGCGGCGGCTTCTTCATAGCCGGAACTGCCATTGATTTGTCCCGCCAGCCAAAGACCTTTAATCCGTCTGCATTGCAGGCTGGAATCGATTTCGGCGGGGTCGATGCAATCGTATTCGATGGCGTAGGCGTGACGCATCACGCGTGCGTTTTCCAAGCCGGGGATGCTGTGCAGGATTCTTTCCTGGATGTCTGGCGGCAAAGAGGTGGAAACGCCATTCACATAGGCTTCAAAGGTGTTCAAGCCTTCCGGTTCGATGAAAACTTGGTGGGTATCACGCTGGGGAAATTTTACGATTTTGTCTTCAATGGAAGGGCAATAGCGAGGCCCGATGCCTTGGATTATACCGCCGTAAAGTGAAGATAGATGGAGGTTTTGGCTGATGATGGCATGCGTTTCGGGGGTGGTGCGCGTCATGTAGCAGCTCACGCGGTTTTGCAGGGTGATGTCACGATACCAGGAAAAACCTTCGGGATCGGGGTCGCCGGGCTGCTCTTCCAATTTGGAAAAATCGAGGCTGCGCATATCCACCCGGGGTGGGGTGCCGGTTTTGAAGCGTTCGAGCTTAAAGCCATGACGCAGAAGGTCTTGGGAGAGTTCATTGGCGGCAGGCTCACCGCTGCGACCGCCGGAAACGGAGATTTTGCCCACGTGAATCATGCCGCGCAGGAAGGTTCCGGGTGCCAGGATGACCTGCCCAGCGCGGTATTCCTTGCCCAGATTGCAGCGCACACCCACGGTTCTGCCTTTTTCCACAATGATTTGGGAGATGGAAGCCTCGATGAGGCTGAGGTTTTCCTGGTGTTCCACCTGCTCGCGCATAAGCTGGGAATAGAGGTTGCGATCATTTTGGGCACGCGGAGCCCAGACTGCCGGGCCTTTGCTGCGGTTCAACATTCGAAAATGGATTCCGGAAAGGTCGGCGATGTGGCCAAGCTCTCCGCCCAGAGCATCTATCTCTCTGGCAAGGTGACCTTTGGCGGGTCCACCGATGGAAGGATTGCAGCTCAGACGGCCGATGGATTCCAGTTTCAGCACAAAGAGCGCGGTTTTCGCGCCCCGGCGGGCTGCAGCCAAAGCGGCTTCCACCCCGGCATGGCCTCCGCCCACCACGATTAGGTCAAAATCATGTGGCATCAGGGTTTAGCACGCTGGCCAATCCACTCGTAGAGCGGCTCCAATCCGGTGTTTTTAAGCGCCGAAACGGCTGTGATGGGTGCATTTCCCAGCCCCAATCCGTGGGCAAGAAGCTTCAGGGTTTTGGCAAGCTTTGTTTTGGGAATTTTGTCTGCCTTGGTGGCGACCACGCAGTGGTCGATGCCGCGCAAACGGAGCAGTTCCAACATCAGAATATCCTTGGGATCGGCTTCACGGCGGATGTCCACAAGCACAATCATGCCCCTAACTTGTTCCCGCTGTTCAAAATAGTGATCCAACATGCGGCGCCATTTTTCCTGTTCAGCCTGGGAAACTTCGGCATAGCCATAGCCGGGAAGGTCGGTAAGCTGCAGGCGTCCCTGGCTTTCGTCACTGTCGTCCTTCCAGCGGATGAGGAAGAAATTCAGCAGGCGTGTTTTGCCTGGTGTACCGCTGGTTTTGGCGAGTTTACTGTTGTTTGTGAGCAGGTTGATGAGGGTGGATTTTCCCACATTGCTGCGTCCGGCAAAGGCAAATTCCGGATAGGCGCTGGCGGGATAATCCGCTGGCTCCACCGCGCTTTTCACGAAAAAGGATTCAACGAAGCGGACCATAATAAACCACACTGGAAGATGGGGATTCGCAGATTTCGACCTCCGCCACCTGAATTAAGGGATTCGCAAGCTTATTTTCCATGCGCTCAAAGATGTGCCGTGCCAGGTTTTCGGAAGTGGGATT includes these proteins:
- the mnmG gene encoding tRNA uridine-5-carboxymethylaminomethyl(34) synthesis enzyme MnmG, translated to MPHDFDLIVVGGGHAGVEAALAAARRGAKTALFVLKLESIGRLSCNPSIGGPAKGHLAREIDALGGELGHIADLSGIHFRMLNRSKGPAVWAPRAQNDRNLYSQLMREQVEHQENLSLIEASISQIIVEKGRTVGVRCNLGKEYRAGQVILAPGTFLRGMIHVGKISVSGGRSGEPAANELSQDLLRHGFKLERFKTGTPPRVDMRSLDFSKLEEQPGDPDPEGFSWYRDITLQNRVSCYMTRTTPETHAIISQNLHLSSLYGGIIQGIGPRYCPSIEDKIVKFPQRDTHQVFIEPEGLNTFEAYVNGVSTSLPPDIQERILHSIPGLENARVMRHAYAIEYDCIDPAEIDSSLQCRRIKGLWLAGQINGSSGYEEAAAQGIMAGINATLALEGREPIILSRSQAYIGVLIDDLVTRGTNEPYRMFTSRAEYRLLLRQDNRDESLMPLGHELGLLSEQRWQRFQRTMELKKQELERLKSEKTLPHPDLREPQKFAALLKRPEVSLQELEKYGYKPSPEVTPDILRRCELEIKYEGYLKRAEDELQRFKAAEDLILDEDIDYQSIETIAWEAREKLAKIKPRSLGQAMRIPGVNYTDTAALLVWLRRTGK
- a CDS encoding YihA family ribosome biogenesis GTP-binding protein, with product MVRFVESFFVKSAVEPADYPASAYPEFAFAGRSNVGKSTLINLLTNNSKLAKTSGTPGKTRLLNFFLIRWKDDSDESQGRLQLTDLPGYGYAEVSQAEQEKWRRMLDHYFEQREQVRGMIVLVDIRREADPKDILMLELLRLRGIDHCVVATKADKIPKTKLAKTLKLLAHGLGLGNAPITAVSALKNTGLEPLYEWIGQRAKP